CACCCAAGATCAACTTTAGATTTATTCCCATTAGAGCAAGCCAAAAAGACTGTTATTTTTATTCATGGTGGCTATTGGCAATGGTGTGATAAATCAGATTTTGGATTCATCGTACCCTATGTTCTAGCAAAAGGAGCCCAGTGTGTTCTTTTAGAATATGATTTGGCACCACAAAGCAAAATTTCAGATATTGTTTCTCAAGTTAATCAAGCTCTCGATTTTATTCGAGAGCAAGACTGGAAAACTAATGAGGTAGTTTTGGTGGGGCATTCAGCAGGGGCGCACCTGGCTGCTTTGTCATTAGGCCATCCATTCATATCTGAGATGGTGTTGTTAAGTGGAATTTATGACTTAAGGCCTATACAAAGCACTCATTTAAACCATGCTCTCAATCTTTCAAGCGAAGATATCTTAAAATATAGTCCTGTTCATCACAGTGATCGAGTCACTATTCCATGTTCAATTTTCTGTGGTGAACTTGAGCTCGAAGAGTTGAAATGGCAAAGCCAAAATTATTTTGATATTAAAAAAGAGCAAGATCAGGATTTTGTTTCTTTTAAGCTTATTCCTAAAGTTAATCATTATTCTATTTTAGAACACTATTTTAAGTCGATATTAGTTTAAGCAGTCGAATTAAAATATATGCAATGTGATTGTATGAGTAATTAATTTTATAGACAGATAAAGTGTGAGGTGAATCACATCTTAACCTGTTTTTTTATAGAAATTATTTATTGTTGTTGACCTAACAGTGGAACTTAATTAGATTAAAAAGATAGTGCTTTCTCACTAGACAATAAATTGTTTAGCTGTTGTTTAGTTGAGTTTTTAAGTCCGTA
This genomic stretch from Acinetobacter oleivorans DR1 harbors:
- a CDS encoding alpha/beta hydrolase, which gives rise to MRPYDNARTVANEHEILAEFQRTSLLSYQEFIHIADIQYGPHPRSTLDLFPLEQAKKTVIFIHGGYWQWCDKSDFGFIVPYVLAKGAQCVLLEYDLAPQSKISDIVSQVNQALDFIREQDWKTNEVVLVGHSAGAHLAALSLGHPFISEMVLLSGIYDLRPIQSTHLNHALNLSSEDILKYSPVHHSDRVTIPCSIFCGELELEELKWQSQNYFDIKKEQDQDFVSFKLIPKVNHYSILEHYFKSILV